The Lagopus muta isolate bLagMut1 chromosome 4, bLagMut1 primary, whole genome shotgun sequence genome has a window encoding:
- the LOC125691928 gene encoding endogenous retrovirus group K member 5 Gag polyprotein-like, translating into MLKSLLVARGVKVTRSQISSFLDFIEEVCPWFPRDGTINIETWNKVGERLQGYHAVHGPEKVPIDTFTLWTLIKECLRGDTGDEKWQRTTRSTEKLYPALSRSKSLDHIPSSMPSAPPPSPPQYEQPLICKLANDLPPCKPPGTNITKDILPPDDWGELEKEAAEYHRKDLVAVFPALQVANAAVQTQQTVNQARSDHLAVSPAFRAGRMPPPPGVDALLMQQSPMQLALKEARKAGETIYDFSGHVFPVIQSQQANGNTVNDYEPIPFKQLKELKAASTQYGPTAPFTMAILETVASNVLPPADWRSLAKAVLTGGEYLLWMAEYSDQCGQYAQTPQCLRLGITYEQLAGAGDFAHVSNQLNFRPEVYDYIRQIGLSSWKKLPKSGVKKEELTKIRQGSDEPYEEFVARLLQVSARLIEDSDAALILVKELAFENANSICQATLRPWKGKATLNDYVRLCSEIGPAYVQGVTLAAALKGQSIEQAMAILKSGNKQRVPGPPGSCYTCGKMGHVAKECKNKSAPFKQPNSKDPGICPKCKKGKHWANECHSRRDKDGNLLVNTPGLQGNERMGQPRAQKTKRGIFPVSETDRNTNPFQTLPEQLPTAPDWTSVPPPTSY; encoded by the coding sequence atgctGAAATCATTATTAGTTGCCCGAGGAGTAAAAGTAACTCGGAGTCAGATTAGTAGTTTTTTAGATTTTATAGAGGAAGTATGCCCCTGgtttcccagggatggaacTATTAATATTGAAACTTGGAATAAAGTAGGTGAAAGACTCCAGGGCTATCATGCTGTGCATGGCCCTGAGAAGGTACCTATTGATACCTTTACGCTTTGGACTCTAATAAAAGAATGTCTCAGAGGAGACACGGGAGATGAGAAGTGGCAGCGGACCACTCGCTCAACAGAAAAGTTATATCCTGCCTTGTCGCGATCAAAATCTCTTGATCATATCCCTTCGTCTATGCCATCGGCAcccccaccctcccctccccaatATGAGCAACCTTTGATTTGTAAATTAGCAAACGACTTGCCGCCTTGTAAACCTCCTGGCACTAACATAACAAAGGATATTTTACCCCCTGATGATTGgggagaattagaaaaagaggcTGCTGAATATCACCGTAAGGATTTAGTGGCTGTATTTCCAGCGTTACAAGTTGCTAATGCCGCTGTGCAGACACAACAGACAGTCAATCAGGCTCGATCAGATCACCTTGCTGTTTCACCTGCCTTTCGAGCAGGGCGAATGCCTCCCCCGCCTGGAGTAGATGCTTTGCTTATGCAACAATCCCCTATGCAATTAGCATTAAAAGAAGctaggaaagctggggagacaatttatgatttttctggGCACGTTTTTCCCGTGATACAGAGCCAACAAGCAAATGGAAACACAGTAAATGATTATGAGCCTATTCCTTTTAAACAACTCAAAGAGCTCAAAGCTGCTAGTACACAGTATGGACCAACAGCCCCTTTTACTATGGCAATTTTAGAAACGGTGGCTTCTAATGTGCTTCCCCCTGCAGACTGGCGTAGTTTAGCTAAAGCTGTTCTTACCGGAGGCGAATACCTCTTGTGGATGGCTGAATATTCTGATCAGTGTGGTCAATATGCTCAGACTCCACAATGCTTGCGGTTAGGAATCACTTATGAACAATTAGCGGGGGCTGGCGACTTTGCACATGTGTCTAATCAATTGAATTTTCGACCAGAAGTATATGATTATATCAGGCAAATCGGTCTTTCCTCTTGGAAGAAATTGCCAAAATCTGGAGTTAAAAAGGAGGAGCTAACAAAAATCCGGCAGGGATCTGATGAACCGTATGAGGAATTTGTAGCTCGCTTACTTCAAGTTTCAGCTAGACTTATTGAAGATTCAGATGCTGCTCTTATATTGGTTAAAGAATTGgcctttgaaaatgcaaattctATTTGTCAAGCTACACTGCGACCATGGAAAGGGAAAGCGACCCTTAATGACTATGTTCGCCTTTGTTCAGAGATCGGGCCAGCGTATGTGCAGGGTGTTACCTTAGCAGCCGCCCTCAAAGGACAATCAATTGAACAGGCGATGGCTATCCTGAAATCAGGCAATAAGCAAAGAGTGCCCGGTCCTCCAGGTAGTTGCTATACATGTGGCAAGATGGGACATGTAGCAAAAGAATGTAAAAACAAATCGGCCCCCTTTAAACAACCTAACAGTAAAGATCCAGGCATTTGTCCTAAATGtaagaaaggaaagcactggGCGAATGAATGCCATTCGCGCCGAGACAAAGACGGCAATCTATTAGTTAATACTCCTGGGTTACAGGGAAACGAGAGAATGGGCCAGCCCCGGGCCCAGAAAACAAAGCGGGGAATTTTTCCAGTCAGCGAAACGGATCGCAACACAAATCCGTTTCAGACCTTACCCGAGCAACTACCAACGGCGCCGGATTGGACCTCTGTACCGCCTCCCACTTCGTATTAA